DNA from Flavobacteriales bacterium:
CACCGTCCTTCTTCTTGCAGTGGCCGCCATCGGCATCGGCACAAGCCTATCCGGCCTGCGCAGCGATCGGAAGTCCGAAGCCTGGTGCCGGCTCGCTTTCTGGACCTGGCTGCTGCACCTGGTGGCGCTGCTCAAGCTCTTCCCCTTCCGCACGGCCACGCTTGTCCTCGCGGTGGCAATCACGGTCGTGGCGGTCTTCATGGCCTTCCGCCACCGCCCTCTGACCAACGCGCTGCGCCCCCTTGCCGGCGCATTCATCGCGGTGATGCTCGTGATGGCCGTCCCGACCGCCACGCGCTTCCACTTCACCAACCTGCGCTTCAGCTTGGAGCGCGACACGGATCCTGGAACGTGGGACAAGTACAGCTTCCTCCTTTCGCGCGAAGGGCGGAAGACGGAGGCGCTGGCGGCCAACGATGCCGCGCTTGCCGCCGCAGCCGGCGCTGCGCCAGCCTTACAGGACCTGATGGAGCGCCGCACCCTGATCGAGCAGGATGCCTGGGACCGCTACGTGCCACTGGGTCACGGTCAGTGAGTCGCTAGCGCGTATTCGCATCGCACCAACCCGCCCGGGAAGCTGCGGCTCGCCACCAGCCACAAGGGAATATCCTTCCCAAACGGGCCGAAGAGCACCAACACCTGCTTGACGATAAGCCGATCGATGAGGCCCTCACAACGTATGCAACGCCTATCACTCTTCAATGGGACTAGTAAGCACAAGCGCAGGGCACGGTCCTGGCGCACGGAAGAAGCCCTGTTGTGGGCTCGCTGCACGCGATCACAGCCGCGTCACCAGCAGGGGATCCACCGCACGCTTCCTGTTCAGCAGGTCCTCCACGGCACCCACGGAGGGTTCCTGCTGCAGATGCTCCACCTCCGTGGTGGTGAGCCCCACCAACTGCAGGAAGCGCAGCTCGCCATGCGGTGTCGCGATGGTGCCCAGCTCGGGATCCTCGGCGATCGCCAGGCCGGTGATGTCCGTGTCCATACCCAGGCGGATGGGGCCCTTGGCCGGGATGAACTCGTTGGGCTCGAACCAGCGCCCGCTGCCATGCAGGTAGCGCGCCAGGTTGTTCATCAGGCCCGTTACCCAGGTGGGATCCCCCTTATCGCCCGGCACCGGGTACACGCGGAAGGTGAGCTCGATGCCGAGACCGCTGTAAAGGCCTCCCACTGCGGCCTCATCGTAGTAGAGGGCGCTGAGGCCGTAGCTCACCACATGGATGTGTCCGGGAACGCCCGGATGGTCGTAGTAGCTGGTGCCGTCCAGCGGATCGGGGCCACCCGCGATGAAATGCAGCGGTGCGGCGTAGTGCCGGGGCTTCCGCTCGCCGTACACGGTGGCCAGGCGCGCATCGATGCACTGCCAACCGACCGCATCGTCCGGTGTGTAGGTGGCTCGGTATTCCTCCAGGGTCATGAGCGGCAATAACGAGGAACGAATGTACCCGGAGCGGTCAGGATGGAGCGTGGTTCGATCGAACGCGGAAAGGCAACACGTAAGCGGACAGCTCCGGCGGAGGCACTGTGCCGCACCCTCCATGGTCGCAACTGCCGCCCCCCTACCTTCACCCCATGGCCATGCACCGCTCCTACGCCGCCTCCCACAAGGGGCTACGCAACATCCTCGGACAGTTCTCCCTGCTCGCCGGCCGCACCGACTACGGCAGCGCGGCGGACGTGCAACGCCTCAAGGCCTTGGGCGATGAGAT
Protein-coding regions in this window:
- a CDS encoding suppressor of fused domain protein; this translates as MTLEEYRATYTPDDAVGWQCIDARLATVYGERKPRHYAAPLHFIAGGPDPLDGTSYYDHPGVPGHIHVVSYGLSALYYDEAAVGGLYSGLGIELTFRVYPVPGDKGDPTWVTGLMNNLARYLHGSGRWFEPNEFIPAKGPIRLGMDTDITGLAIAEDPELGTIATPHGELRFLQLVGLTTTEVEHLQQEPSVGAVEDLLNRKRAVDPLLVTRL